In Lactobacillus sp. PV012, one genomic interval encodes:
- a CDS encoding SOS response-associated peptidase family protein produces the protein MCSHIQQPPIKEIESYLKDDLQLPLVKPSFSTAPFETFTEVYPKRQGLVLLYQNDQLQLQVKQWGYPSPFKPNQVLNNARIERFYETKPSMWDTSFARQRCIVITSQFFESSRSTYTLENGKKYHEEFSFKASDYPMTFLAGIYDNDYFALATTNSNETVLAAHPRMPLVISPAELRRWLFQNFTSLIDRTNFPITRTLLPHRQL, from the coding sequence ATGTGTAGTCATATTCAACAACCACCAATTAAGGAAATTGAATCTTACTTAAAGGATGATTTACAACTTCCTTTGGTCAAACCAAGTTTTTCTACAGCCCCATTTGAAACTTTTACAGAAGTTTATCCTAAACGTCAGGGCTTAGTTTTACTTTACCAAAATGATCAGCTGCAACTTCAAGTAAAACAATGGGGTTACCCTAGTCCATTTAAACCTAATCAAGTTTTAAATAATGCACGCATTGAACGTTTTTATGAGACTAAGCCATCAATGTGGGATACTTCTTTTGCACGTCAACGCTGTATTGTGATTACTAGCCAATTTTTTGAAAGTAGTCGTTCTACCTACACGCTGGAAAATGGTAAAAAATACCATGAAGAATTTAGCTTCAAAGCCAGTGATTATCCCATGACCTTTTTAGCGGGCATCTACGATAATGATTACTTTGCACTTGCGACTACTAACTCTAACGAAACTGTTTTAGCTGCTCATCCTAGAATGCCTTTAGTAATTAGCCCAGCAGAATTAAGACGCTGGCTTTTCCAAAACTTTACTTCTTTAATTGATCGAACTAATTTTCCAATCACTCGCACCCTTTTGCCACATCGCCAACTATAA
- a CDS encoding NAD(P)H-hydrate dehydratase, with product MEKIREDILTKVIKKRRSNSHKGNFGRVLLIGGNKKFGGAIIMAAEGALNAGAGLVTVASDEANLTALHTRDPEIMFLNWNDELTLGQMIAKADVIVCGMGLGEDQQAQKILKLIKKQLTNKQTILYDASALDLIAKYNDLLALQAQTIILTPHQMEWERLSKIKIPDQTNINTQEILRKMFPSRNVILVLKSNHTQVYYQDKIYKNYLGNPGMATGGMGDTLAGIIGSFCGQFETSIDTVAAAVYLHSLAGDEIYKNNYLVRPTKLSASLPRLMKLHQQKS from the coding sequence ATGGAAAAAATTAGGGAAGACATTTTAACAAAAGTAATCAAAAAAAGACGTAGTAATTCTCATAAAGGAAATTTTGGAAGAGTACTGTTAATTGGTGGAAATAAGAAATTTGGTGGCGCTATTATTATGGCTGCTGAAGGAGCATTAAATGCTGGGGCAGGCTTAGTCACTGTTGCAAGCGATGAAGCTAATTTGACAGCGTTACATACAAGAGATCCAGAGATAATGTTTTTGAATTGGAATGATGAATTAACCCTAGGTCAAATGATTGCCAAAGCAGATGTAATAGTGTGTGGTATGGGACTAGGAGAAGACCAACAGGCACAAAAGATTTTAAAATTAATAAAAAAACAGCTTACTAACAAGCAAACTATTTTATATGATGCTAGTGCTTTAGATTTAATTGCCAAATATAACGATTTATTAGCCTTGCAAGCGCAAACGATCATTTTGACTCCCCATCAAATGGAATGGGAACGTTTAAGTAAAATAAAGATCCCAGACCAAACGAATATTAATACCCAGGAAATTTTAAGAAAAATGTTTCCAAGTAGAAATGTAATTTTAGTTTTAAAGAGTAATCATACCCAAGTTTATTACCAAGATAAAATTTATAAAAATTACCTGGGAAATCCTGGAATGGCGACTGGTGGAATGGGTGACACCTTAGCTGGAATTATTGGAAGTTTTTGTGGGCAATTTGAAACAAGCATTGATACTGTAGCAGCTGCGGTTTATCTTCATTCTTTAGCGGGGGATGAAATTTATAAAAATAATTATTTAGTGCGTCCCACGAAGTTAAGTGCTAGTCTGCCCCGCTTGATGAAATTGCATCAGCAAAAATCTTAA
- a CDS encoding serine hydrolase yields the protein MKLSKKISFFFLTLFLFIGIATVANPSVEAATIDNYHQNNVNLDVKAAIAIDGKNGQVLYAKNANQALPVASMSKLITIYLTLQAIKDKKITWNQKVTPTKQIVKVSKNPDYSGVELNLGHTYTIRQLYQSTLIQSANGSAMLLGEAIAGSQVKFVNQMRSLLKKWGIKDAKIYTPDGLPNYTQGADAYPGASKNAENTLSASDMAIVVDKLLTDFPEVTETTKLSHLDFNDHGKVTKMTSWNWMLKGLSQYDAAFPLDGLKTGTTDAAGACFAGTMVKNGRRIITIVMGASHKDGTDPSRFVQTKKLLQYVFSNYQLYILKKNQTISGAKTVAVPEGKERTANLVLQKDTGIWLSKNEKVVGVANPKSISAPQVAGKRVGSIALKAIPSIKDADGVQLPATVKTNVEKANFFVRIWRKIFG from the coding sequence ATGAAATTATCTAAAAAAATATCTTTCTTTTTTCTAACTTTGTTTCTATTTATTGGAATTGCTACAGTAGCTAATCCATCAGTAGAGGCAGCCACTATTGATAACTATCATCAAAATAATGTAAATTTAGATGTTAAAGCGGCCATTGCAATTGATGGCAAAAATGGGCAAGTATTATATGCAAAAAATGCTAATCAGGCCCTTCCAGTAGCTTCAATGTCTAAATTAATCACTATTTATTTAACTCTTCAAGCAATTAAAGATAAAAAAATTACCTGGAATCAAAAAGTTACCCCAACAAAGCAAATTGTAAAGGTAAGTAAAAATCCAGACTATTCAGGAGTGGAACTTAATTTAGGTCATACTTATACTATTCGCCAGTTATATCAATCAACATTAATTCAATCTGCTAATGGTAGCGCAATGCTTTTAGGAGAGGCAATTGCAGGATCACAAGTTAAATTTGTTAATCAAATGCGTAGCCTGCTAAAAAAATGGGGGATTAAGGATGCAAAAATATATACCCCAGATGGCTTGCCAAATTATACCCAAGGTGCAGATGCTTATCCTGGTGCAAGTAAAAATGCAGAAAATACTTTGTCAGCTAGTGACATGGCAATTGTAGTAGATAAATTACTGACAGATTTTCCTGAAGTAACAGAAACGACAAAGCTCTCTCATTTAGATTTTAATGATCATGGTAAAGTTACTAAAATGACTAGTTGGAATTGGATGTTGAAAGGCCTCTCGCAATACGATGCAGCTTTTCCATTAGATGGCCTAAAAACAGGAACCACTGATGCTGCAGGAGCATGTTTTGCAGGAACTATGGTTAAAAATGGCCGTCGCATCATCACAATAGTGATGGGGGCTAGTCACAAGGATGGGACAGATCCAAGTCGTTTTGTACAAACTAAGAAATTATTACAATATGTATTTTCTAACTACCAACTTTACATTTTAAAAAAGAACCAAACAATTTCTGGTGCTAAAACCGTTGCAGTACCTGAAGGAAAAGAACGAACTGCGAATTTGGTGCTCCAAAAAGATACTGGAATTTGGCTCTCTAAAAATGAAAAAGTAGTAGGTGTAGCAAATCCTAAAAGTATTTCTGCTCCTCAAGTTGCTGGTAAAAGGGTGGGTTCAATTGCTTTAAAAGCAATTCCAAGTATTAAAGATGCAGATGGGGTCCAATTACCAGCAACAGTGAAAACTAATGTAGAAAAAGCTAACTTTTTTGTAAGAATTTGGCGTAAGATCTTTGGTTAA
- a CDS encoding L,D-transpeptidase, giving the protein MKQNRIVIAIAVGILLIAGIVFFPKINIADTNRKVESTKVVKTSTPKKSKNVAPYKDPKDLRPEGTWKKKSEKKAHPNLQQVKNLWIRVSLKGNRTYIMSGKKPIYTMLSTGGLYHNGKSDTPTGTYYIQEERGQKFYNKKLKEGARYYVSWKDHGIYLFHSVPTKRGDKIDVKEANKLGKTQGSHGCVRLSLPDAKWLMYNVPYGTKVVVKDY; this is encoded by the coding sequence TTGAAACAAAATAGAATAGTGATAGCTATTGCAGTGGGAATTTTGTTAATAGCTGGAATAGTCTTTTTTCCAAAAATTAATATAGCGGATACTAATAGAAAAGTTGAATCTACAAAAGTAGTTAAGACAAGCACGCCAAAAAAATCAAAAAATGTGGCTCCTTACAAAGATCCCAAAGACTTGCGTCCAGAAGGAACTTGGAAGAAAAAAAGTGAAAAAAAGGCTCATCCAAATTTGCAACAAGTAAAGAATTTATGGATAAGAGTTTCTTTAAAGGGTAATCGAACTTATATTATGAGTGGCAAAAAGCCAATTTATACGATGCTCTCAACTGGTGGCTTGTATCATAATGGGAAATCAGATACGCCAACAGGTACTTACTATATTCAAGAAGAACGTGGACAAAAGTTTTATAACAAAAAATTAAAAGAAGGCGCCCGTTACTATGTTAGTTGGAAAGATCATGGCATTTACTTGTTCCACTCCGTGCCAACTAAACGTGGAGATAAAATTGATGTAAAAGAAGCTAATAAATTGGGTAAAACTCAAGGTTCTCATGGTTGTGTCAGATTAAGTTTACCCGATGCCAAGTGGCTAATGTATAACGTACCTTATGGAACTAAAGTGGTAGTAAAAGATTATTAA
- the argS gene encoding arginine--tRNA ligase — translation MDFKQKVVDLINEQVDLPKGKINLLIERPKNEKMGDYAFPAFALAKIEHKNPVEIAKNIAENISDENFTSIQAVGPYVNFAINHEKLVKSTLEDVLTEKQNYANQKLGTGNVAIDMSSPNIAKPMSMGHLRSTVIGNSISKIMKKVGYTPIKINYLGDYGTQFGKLITAYKLWGNEEEVKKDPITNLFHYYVKFHEEAEKNPELEDEGRAWFKKLEEGDPEAVKLWKWFREVSLQEFNRIYKELDVDFDSYNGEAFFNDKMTPVVDELREKDLLHESRGAQVVDLGEDENPALILKSDGSSLYMTRDLAAALYRKNQYDFVMSLYVAGNEQSGHFKQLKQVLKKMGYDWADDIHHIPFGLITQGGKKLSTRKGNVVFLDQVLKDAVDLAQKQIEEKNPNLNDKEKVAHDVGVGAVVFHDLKNDRLDNFDFDLQEVVRFEGDTGPYVQYTNARAQSILRKANKTISMESLSLDDDWAFAVAKQLADFPTVVAKAAEKFEPSIIAKYALSLSKKFNKYYANVRILEDDEQLNARLALVQATSVVLTEALRLLGVNAPQEM, via the coding sequence ATGGATTTTAAACAAAAAGTAGTTGACTTAATTAATGAACAAGTTGATTTACCGAAGGGAAAAATCAACTTATTAATCGAACGTCCAAAAAATGAAAAAATGGGTGATTATGCTTTTCCAGCTTTTGCCTTAGCTAAAATTGAACATAAAAATCCAGTTGAAATTGCAAAAAATATTGCCGAAAATATTAGTGATGAAAATTTCACTAGTATTCAAGCAGTTGGCCCATATGTAAACTTTGCAATTAATCATGAAAAATTAGTAAAGTCAACTTTAGAAGACGTATTAACTGAAAAGCAAAACTATGCCAATCAAAAATTAGGTACTGGAAATGTTGCGATTGATATGTCATCCCCTAATATTGCTAAACCAATGTCAATGGGACATTTACGTTCAACAGTAATTGGTAATTCAATCTCTAAAATTATGAAAAAAGTTGGTTATACACCAATTAAAATTAATTATTTAGGGGACTATGGAACTCAATTTGGTAAATTAATCACTGCTTATAAGCTTTGGGGTAACGAAGAAGAAGTAAAAAAGGATCCAATTACTAATCTTTTCCACTACTATGTTAAGTTTCATGAAGAAGCAGAAAAGAATCCTGAATTAGAAGATGAAGGACGTGCCTGGTTTAAGAAGCTTGAAGAAGGAGATCCAGAAGCAGTTAAATTATGGAAGTGGTTTAGAGAAGTTTCTTTACAAGAATTCAACCGCATCTATAAAGAATTAGATGTTGATTTTGATTCATATAATGGTGAAGCTTTCTTTAATGATAAGATGACACCAGTAGTAGATGAGTTGAGAGAAAAAGATTTGCTTCACGAATCACGTGGTGCACAGGTTGTTGACTTAGGTGAAGATGAAAATCCAGCTTTAATTTTAAAATCAGATGGTTCAAGTCTTTACATGACTCGTGACTTAGCAGCTGCACTTTATCGCAAAAATCAATATGACTTTGTCATGTCACTTTATGTGGCAGGTAATGAACAAAGTGGCCACTTTAAGCAATTAAAACAAGTGTTAAAGAAAATGGGCTATGATTGGGCAGACGACATCCACCACATTCCATTTGGCTTAATTACTCAGGGAGGTAAAAAATTATCTACTCGTAAGGGTAATGTAGTTTTCTTGGATCAAGTTTTAAAAGATGCTGTTGACTTAGCACAAAAACAGATTGAAGAAAAGAATCCTAATTTAAATGATAAGGAAAAAGTTGCTCACGATGTTGGTGTTGGGGCAGTTGTTTTCCACGATTTAAAAAATGATCGTTTAGACAACTTTGATTTTGATTTACAAGAAGTTGTACGTTTTGAAGGAGATACTGGTCCTTACGTTCAATACACTAATGCACGTGCCCAAAGTATTTTGCGTAAAGCAAATAAGACCATTTCAATGGAAAGTTTAAGTTTAGATGATGATTGGGCTTTTGCCGTAGCAAAACAATTAGCAGATTTCCCAACAGTTGTTGCTAAGGCAGCTGAAAAATTTGAACCATCAATTATTGCTAAATATGCTCTTAGTCTAAGTAAAAAGTTTAATAAATATTATGCTAATGTCCGTATTTTAGAAGATGATGAGCAATTAAATGCCCGTTTAGCACTTGTACAAGCAACTTCAGTGGTATTAACAGAAGCATTACGTTTATTAGGTGTAAATGCACCACAAGAAATGTAA
- the fba gene encoding class II fructose-1,6-bisphosphate aldolase produces MAYFVNGNEIFKAARKNHYAVGAYNTNNLEWTRALLKGAKETRTPLLIQVSTGAAKYMGGYKTVKDLVENEMDNMDIDVPVILNLDHGDYESAKECIALGYSSVMFDGHKLPVEENLEKTKEIVKLAHERGISVEAEIGKIGENQGADGGELASVEDAKAFVAAGVDKLACGIGNIHGVYPEGWKGLNFTRLKEIAEAVPNTPLVLHGGSGIPQDQIEKAIQLGIAKININTEFQLAFQAATRKYIEDKMDLDKGNKGYDPRKLLRAGTDAITASMKEMISWMGTAPIDSKESSVQFDEASLNEE; encoded by the coding sequence ATGGCTTATTTTGTAAATGGTAACGAAATTTTTAAAGCTGCACGTAAGAACCACTACGCTGTTGGTGCATACAACACTAACAACCTTGAATGGACTCGTGCATTATTAAAGGGTGCTAAGGAAACTAGAACTCCATTATTAATTCAAGTTTCTACTGGTGCTGCTAAGTACATGGGTGGTTACAAGACTGTTAAGGATCTTGTTGAAAATGAAATGGATAACATGGACATCGATGTACCAGTTATCTTAAACTTAGACCACGGTGACTATGAATCAGCTAAGGAATGTATTGCACTTGGTTACTCATCAGTTATGTTTGATGGTCACAAGTTACCAGTTGAAGAAAACTTAGAAAAGACTAAGGAAATCGTTAAGTTAGCTCACGAACGTGGAATTTCTGTTGAAGCTGAAATCGGTAAAATTGGTGAAAACCAAGGTGCTGATGGTGGTGAATTAGCTTCTGTTGAAGATGCTAAAGCATTCGTAGCAGCTGGTGTTGATAAACTTGCTTGTGGTATTGGTAACATCCACGGTGTTTACCCAGAAGGCTGGAAAGGCTTAAACTTCACTCGCTTAAAGGAAATTGCTGAAGCTGTTCCTAACACTCCACTTGTATTACACGGTGGTTCAGGTATTCCTCAAGACCAAATTGAAAAGGCAATTCAATTAGGTATTGCTAAGATTAACATTAACACTGAATTCCAATTAGCATTCCAAGCTGCTACTCGTAAGTACATTGAAGACAAGATGGACTTAGACAAGGGTAACAAGGGTTACGACCCTCGTAAGCTTTTGAGAGCTGGTACTGATGCAATTACTGCTTCTATGAAAGAAATGATTTCATGGATGGGTACTGCTCCAATCGATTCTAAGGAATCTTCAGTACAATTTGATGAAGCTTCATTAAACGAAGAATAA